A window from Streptomyces sp. NBC_00335 encodes these proteins:
- a CDS encoding RDD family protein, which yields MDKRQAIGSWLSGPREAAEEMGADFGYPGKQLGLPQQGPGSVARFGRRLGAVAIDWLGCQLIAYGLITGRDWNGSGNWTLAVFVALVILTVGTVGFTPGKRMLGLRVVSQDGGRLGFGRVVLRTALLALLIPALVWDRDGRGLHDRLSRAVQVRI from the coding sequence GTGGACAAGAGGCAAGCAATCGGATCCTGGCTCTCCGGCCCCCGCGAGGCCGCCGAGGAGATGGGTGCCGACTTCGGGTACCCCGGCAAACAGCTCGGCCTGCCGCAGCAGGGGCCCGGCTCGGTGGCCCGTTTCGGCCGCCGGCTCGGCGCCGTGGCCATCGACTGGCTGGGCTGCCAGCTGATCGCGTACGGCCTGATCACGGGCCGTGACTGGAACGGTTCGGGGAACTGGACGCTGGCGGTCTTCGTCGCCCTGGTGATCCTGACGGTCGGCACCGTGGGCTTCACCCCCGGGAAGCGGATGCTGGGCCTCCGGGTCGTTTCGCAGGACGGCGGCCGGCTCGGCTTCGGCCGCGTGGTGCTGCGCACCGCCCTGCTCGCCCTGCTGATCCCGGCCCTCGTCTGGGACCGCGACGGCCGCGGACTGCACGACCGCCTCAGCCGCGCCGTACAGGTCAGGATCTGA
- the glnA gene encoding type I glutamate--ammonia ligase produces MFKNADEVTQYIQDNDVKFVDVRFCDLPGVMQHFTIPGRVFDPNEELAFDGSSIRGFQAIHESDMALRADITTARLDPFRKDKTLNINFFIHDPITGEAYSRDPRNVAKKAEAYLASTGIADTAFFGPEAEFYVFDSVRFATTANESFYHIDSEAGAWNTGSEENNRGYKVRYKGGYFPVAPVDHFADLRAEISLELDAQGLQVERQHHEVGTGGQAEINYKFNTLLAAADDLMLFKYIVKNVAWKNGKTATFMPKPIFGDNGSGMHVHQSLWANGDPLFYDEAGYAGLSDMARYYIGGILKHAPSLLAFTNPTVNSYHRLVPGFEAPVNMVYSQRNRSAAMRIPITGSNPKAKRVEFRAPDPSSNPYLAFSALLLAGLDGIKNKIEPMEPIDKDLYELSPDEHASVPQVPTSLEGVLKALEEDHEYLLAGGVFTPDLIETWIDYKRTHEIAPIALRPHPHEFELYFDL; encoded by the coding sequence ATGTTCAAGAACGCCGACGAAGTGACGCAGTACATCCAGGACAACGACGTCAAGTTCGTAGACGTCCGCTTCTGCGACCTGCCTGGTGTGATGCAGCACTTCACCATCCCGGGGCGCGTCTTCGACCCGAACGAGGAGCTGGCGTTCGACGGCTCCTCGATCCGCGGCTTCCAGGCGATCCACGAGTCCGACATGGCGCTGCGTGCCGACATCACCACCGCGCGCCTGGACCCGTTCCGCAAGGACAAGACGCTCAACATCAACTTCTTCATCCACGACCCGATCACGGGCGAGGCCTACAGCCGTGACCCGCGCAACGTCGCGAAGAAGGCCGAGGCGTACCTGGCCTCGACCGGCATCGCCGACACCGCGTTCTTCGGCCCCGAGGCCGAGTTCTACGTGTTCGACAGCGTGCGCTTCGCGACCACCGCGAACGAGAGCTTCTACCACATCGACTCCGAGGCCGGCGCCTGGAACACCGGTTCCGAGGAGAACAACCGTGGTTACAAGGTCCGCTACAAGGGTGGTTACTTCCCCGTAGCCCCGGTCGACCACTTCGCCGACCTGCGCGCCGAGATCTCCCTCGAGCTGGACGCCCAGGGCCTCCAGGTCGAGCGTCAGCACCACGAGGTCGGCACCGGTGGCCAGGCCGAGATCAACTACAAGTTCAACACGCTGCTCGCCGCGGCCGACGACCTGATGCTCTTCAAGTACATCGTGAAGAACGTCGCGTGGAAGAACGGCAAGACCGCGACCTTCATGCCGAAGCCGATCTTCGGTGACAACGGCTCGGGCATGCACGTGCACCAGTCGCTGTGGGCGAACGGCGACCCGCTGTTCTACGACGAGGCCGGCTACGCGGGTCTGTCGGACATGGCGCGCTACTACATCGGCGGCATCCTCAAGCACGCCCCGTCGCTGCTGGCCTTCACCAACCCGACGGTGAACTCGTACCACCGCCTGGTCCCGGGCTTCGAGGCGCCGGTCAACATGGTGTACTCGCAGCGCAACCGCTCCGCCGCGATGCGCATCCCGATCACGGGCTCGAACCCGAAGGCCAAGCGCGTCGAGTTCCGCGCCCCGGACCCGTCCTCGAACCCGTACCTGGCGTTCTCGGCCCTCCTGCTGGCCGGCCTCGACGGCATCAAGAACAAGATCGAGCCGATGGAGCCGATCGACAAGGACCTCTACGAGCTCTCCCCGGACGAGCACGCGAGCGTCCCGCAGGTCCCGACCAGCCTTGAGGGCGTCCTCAAGGCCCTGGAGGAGGACCACGAGTACCTCCTGGCCGGCGGTGTCTTCACCCCCGACCTGATCGAGACCTGGATCGACTACAAGCGCACCCACGAGATCGCCCCGATCGCGCTGCGCCCGCACCCGCACGAGTTCGAGCTCTACTTCGACCTCTAA
- a CDS encoding TetR/AcrR family transcriptional regulator, whose protein sequence is MRSPRPYSPQAGPGAQSLNERRKAATQLDIARAACELFAEHGPDGTTAEDIAHRAGVALRTFYRYFRNKQEAVAPLLAGGGDAWRALLAEEDPGTPLTEALERAVTRSLTDPQALEEGLGVTRGLLRAATTDEALRAVWYRVNQDSEERLVPVVARLAGPDAEPLAVRLLAAAATDAIRISLELWSTTDTPPSGPGSPAELAVRCLRDLTGAMPLMR, encoded by the coding sequence GTGAGATCCCCTCGTCCGTACTCTCCCCAGGCCGGCCCCGGAGCCCAGTCGCTGAACGAGCGCCGCAAGGCGGCCACCCAGCTCGACATCGCCCGCGCCGCCTGCGAACTCTTCGCCGAGCACGGCCCCGACGGCACCACCGCCGAGGACATCGCCCACCGCGCGGGCGTGGCGCTGCGCACGTTCTACCGCTACTTCCGCAACAAGCAGGAGGCCGTCGCCCCCCTGCTCGCGGGCGGCGGCGACGCCTGGCGCGCCCTGCTCGCCGAGGAGGACCCCGGCACCCCGCTGACCGAGGCCCTGGAGCGCGCCGTCACCCGCTCCCTCACGGACCCCCAGGCCCTCGAGGAGGGCTTGGGGGTCACCCGCGGCCTGCTGCGCGCCGCCACGACCGACGAGGCCCTGCGGGCCGTCTGGTACCGGGTCAACCAGGACTCCGAGGAGCGCCTGGTCCCGGTCGTCGCCCGGCTCGCCGGCCCGGACGCCGAACCCCTCGCCGTCCGCCTCCTCGCGGCGGCGGCCACGGACGCGATCCGCATCTCCCTGGAGCTGTGGTCCACCACGGACACCCCGCCCTCGGGCCCCGGCTCCCCCGCGGAACTCGCGGTCCGCTGCCTGCGCGACCTCACGGGCGCGATGCCGCTGATGCGCTGA
- a CDS encoding SDR family NAD(P)-dependent oxidoreductase, which produces MNRYEGRRVLITGGGSGIGQATVHRILSEGGRVHTVDVNEAGLKATADQAAADGHADRLTTAVLDISDEAAVKTGVAAAVDALTGIDVLVNAAGILRSAHTHQTTLEFWNKIIAVNLTGTFLVIRESLPALLAGDQPVVVNFSSTSASFAHPYMSAYAASKGGIQSMTHALAAEYSKQGLRFVAVAPGSIESGMTTGTGPGLPEDTDWSLFAKLAPALGQGFAGPQTVAGVVAMLGSEDGAFITGTEIRIDGGTHY; this is translated from the coding sequence ATGAACCGTTACGAAGGACGTCGCGTCCTCATCACCGGCGGCGGCTCCGGCATCGGCCAGGCCACCGTCCACCGCATCCTCTCCGAGGGCGGCCGCGTCCACACCGTGGACGTCAACGAAGCCGGTCTCAAGGCCACCGCCGACCAGGCCGCCGCAGACGGTCACGCGGACCGCCTCACCACCGCGGTCCTCGACATATCCGACGAGGCGGCCGTCAAGACGGGCGTGGCCGCCGCGGTCGACGCCCTCACCGGAATCGACGTACTGGTCAACGCCGCGGGCATCCTGCGCTCCGCGCACACCCACCAGACCACGCTCGAATTCTGGAACAAGATCATCGCGGTGAACCTGACCGGTACGTTCCTGGTCATCCGCGAGTCGCTCCCGGCGCTGCTGGCGGGCGACCAGCCGGTCGTCGTCAACTTCAGCTCCACGTCGGCGTCCTTCGCGCACCCGTACATGTCCGCCTACGCGGCCAGCAAGGGCGGCATCCAGTCCATGACCCACGCGCTCGCCGCCGAGTACAGCAAGCAGGGGCTGCGCTTCGTCGCCGTCGCGCCGGGCTCCATCGAGAGCGGCATGACCACCGGCACCGGCCCCGGCCTGCCCGAGGACACCGACTGGAGCCTGTTCGCCAAGCTCGCCCCGGCCCTCGGCCAGGGCTTCGCCGGCCCGCAGACGGTCGCCGGCGTCGTCGCCATGCTGGGCTCCGAGGACGGCGCCTTCATCACCGGCACGGAGATCCGTATCGACGGCGGCACGCACTACTGA
- a CDS encoding DUF4240 domain-containing protein produces the protein MDETEFWEMVDRTREAAEGDPEEHAELLVERLAQLDPDSVLDFARHFESRYNRAYTWDLWGAAWVLLDGASDDAFDYFRCWLIGQGREVFEGGVHDPDQLAELLDEFDEEIDGDGEELGYAADEAYEQLTGSVAPDLGIPLQAAEPEGAALDFENEAVLAERFPRLWDRFRG, from the coding sequence ATGGACGAGACTGAGTTCTGGGAGATGGTCGACCGTACCCGCGAGGCCGCCGAGGGCGACCCCGAGGAACACGCCGAGCTGCTCGTGGAGCGGCTGGCTCAGCTCGACCCGGACTCCGTCCTGGACTTCGCGCGGCACTTCGAGTCGCGGTACAACCGGGCGTACACCTGGGACCTGTGGGGCGCGGCGTGGGTGCTGCTCGACGGGGCCAGCGACGACGCGTTCGACTACTTCCGGTGCTGGCTGATCGGCCAGGGCCGGGAGGTCTTCGAGGGCGGGGTGCACGATCCGGACCAGCTCGCGGAGCTCCTCGACGAGTTCGACGAGGAGATCGACGGGGACGGCGAGGAGCTGGGGTACGCGGCGGACGAGGCGTACGAGCAGCTGACCGGGTCGGTGGCGCCGGATCTGGGGATCCCGCTGCAGGCGGCGGAGCCGGAGGGCGCTGCGCTGGACTTCGAGAACGAAGCCGTGCTCGCGGAGCGCTTCCCCCGGCTGTGGGACCGCTTCAGGGGCTGA
- the aceE gene encoding pyruvate dehydrogenase (acetyl-transferring), homodimeric type: MSDPVGKLPSELDQLPDRDTEETAEWAASLDAVAKAAGTRRAEYLLRRTLQHAEAAGLALPKLLETDYVNTIPTAAEPEFPGDEAMEAKITAWNRWNAAAMVTRGSKYGVGGHIATFASAAWLYETGFQHFFRGKEADGSGDQLYIQGHASPGIYARAFLDGRISEQQLDKFRQEAGGNGLPSYPHPRRLPWLWEFPTVSMGLGPLSAIYQARFNRYLQNRSIKDTANSHVWAFLGDGEMDEPESTAALALASREQLDNLTFVINCNLQRLDGPVRANFRVVQELEAQFRGAGWNVIKSLWGSAWDELFQLDTTGALVRRLREVPDAQFQTYATRDVAYIRQHFFGANAELVQLAGVLSDAKIAECFHTSRGGHEPRKVYAAYKAALEHKGAPTVILAQTVKGYTLGAGFESKNANHQMKKLTIDEFKDMRDLLGLPIPDSAFADGQVPYGHPGANSPEVQYLNERRAALGGPAPARKVKHVALPAPADRSFAPLLKGSGKQEMATTMAFVRLVKDLMRDKETGKRWVPIVPDEARTFGMESLFPSAGIYSPLGQTYEPVDRDQLMYYKEAKDGQILNEGITEAGAMADFIAACTSYATHGEPMIPFYIFYSMFGWQRTADQMWQLADQLGKGFIVGATAGRTTLTGEGLQHADGHSHLIASTNPASLNYDPAFAYEIAVIVKDGLRRMYGEKPEDVFYYLTVYNEPKPQPAMPEGVEEGILRGLYRFNTAADLAEATPAADAPKIQLMASGTAIHWALDAQKLLAADWNVAADVWSATSWGELRRDALECDEALLRGEMRTPFVTRALEGVTSPVLAVSDWMRQVPDQISQWVEQDYTSLGTDGFGLSDTREGARRHFGVDAQSIVVAALAQLARRGEVPASSIKEARERYGL; the protein is encoded by the coding sequence ATGTCCGACCCCGTAGGAAAGCTTCCGAGCGAGCTCGACCAGCTCCCGGACCGCGACACCGAGGAGACCGCCGAATGGGCGGCCTCGCTCGACGCCGTCGCCAAGGCCGCCGGTACGCGCCGCGCCGAATACCTGCTCCGTCGCACCCTTCAGCACGCCGAGGCCGCCGGCCTCGCGCTGCCGAAGCTCCTTGAGACGGACTACGTCAACACCATCCCCACCGCCGCGGAGCCGGAGTTCCCCGGCGACGAGGCGATGGAAGCCAAGATCACCGCGTGGAACCGCTGGAACGCGGCCGCCATGGTGACCCGCGGCTCCAAGTACGGCGTCGGCGGCCACATCGCCACCTTCGCCTCCGCCGCGTGGCTGTACGAGACCGGCTTCCAGCACTTCTTCCGCGGGAAGGAGGCCGACGGATCGGGCGACCAGCTCTACATCCAGGGCCACGCCTCCCCCGGCATCTACGCCCGTGCCTTCCTCGACGGCCGGATCTCCGAGCAGCAGCTCGACAAGTTCCGCCAGGAAGCCGGCGGCAACGGTCTCCCGTCCTACCCGCACCCGCGGCGCCTGCCGTGGCTGTGGGAGTTCCCGACGGTCTCCATGGGCCTCGGCCCGCTCTCCGCGATCTACCAGGCGCGCTTCAACCGCTACCTGCAGAACCGGAGCATCAAGGACACCGCCAACTCGCACGTCTGGGCCTTCCTGGGCGACGGCGAGATGGACGAGCCCGAGTCGACCGCCGCCCTGGCCCTGGCCTCGCGCGAGCAGCTCGACAACCTGACCTTCGTCATCAACTGCAACCTGCAGCGCCTCGACGGTCCGGTCCGCGCGAACTTCCGCGTGGTGCAGGAGCTGGAAGCCCAGTTCCGCGGCGCCGGCTGGAACGTCATCAAGTCGCTGTGGGGCTCCGCCTGGGACGAGCTGTTCCAGCTCGACACCACGGGCGCCCTGGTACGCCGCCTGCGCGAGGTACCCGACGCGCAGTTCCAGACGTACGCGACCCGCGACGTGGCCTACATCCGCCAGCACTTCTTCGGCGCCAACGCCGAGCTCGTGCAGCTGGCCGGTGTGCTCTCCGACGCGAAGATCGCCGAGTGCTTCCACACCTCCCGCGGCGGCCACGAGCCCCGCAAGGTCTACGCCGCGTACAAGGCCGCCCTGGAGCACAAGGGTGCTCCGACGGTCATCCTCGCGCAGACCGTCAAGGGCTACACGCTGGGCGCCGGGTTCGAGTCGAAGAACGCGAACCACCAGATGAAGAAGCTGACGATCGACGAGTTCAAGGACATGCGTGACCTCCTTGGCCTCCCGATCCCGGACAGCGCCTTCGCCGACGGCCAGGTCCCGTACGGCCACCCGGGCGCGAACAGCCCCGAGGTCCAGTACCTGAACGAGCGCCGCGCGGCGCTCGGCGGCCCGGCCCCGGCCCGCAAGGTCAAGCACGTGGCCCTGCCGGCTCCGGCGGACCGTTCCTTCGCCCCGCTGCTCAAGGGCTCCGGCAAGCAGGAGATGGCCACCACCATGGCCTTCGTCCGGCTCGTCAAGGACCTGATGCGGGACAAGGAGACCGGCAAGCGCTGGGTGCCGATCGTCCCCGACGAGGCCCGCACCTTCGGTATGGAGTCCCTCTTCCCGTCGGCCGGCATCTACTCGCCGCTGGGCCAGACGTACGAGCCGGTCGACCGCGACCAGCTCATGTACTACAAGGAAGCCAAGGACGGCCAGATCCTCAACGAGGGGATCACCGAGGCCGGCGCCATGGCCGACTTCATCGCCGCCTGTACGTCGTACGCGACGCACGGCGAGCCGATGATCCCGTTCTACATCTTCTACTCGATGTTCGGCTGGCAGCGCACCGCCGACCAGATGTGGCAGCTCGCCGACCAGCTCGGCAAGGGCTTCATCGTCGGCGCCACCGCCGGCCGCACCACCCTGACGGGTGAGGGCCTGCAGCACGCGGACGGCCACTCGCACCTGATCGCGTCCACGAACCCGGCGTCGCTCAACTACGACCCGGCCTTCGCGTACGAGATCGCGGTGATCGTCAAGGACGGTCTGCGCCGGATGTACGGCGAGAAGCCGGAAGACGTCTTCTACTACCTGACGGTCTACAACGAGCCGAAGCCGCAGCCCGCCATGCCGGAAGGCGTGGAAGAGGGCATCCTGCGCGGTCTCTACCGCTTCAACACGGCGGCGGACCTCGCGGAGGCGACCCCGGCCGCAGACGCCCCGAAGATCCAGCTGATGGCCTCCGGTACGGCCATCCACTGGGCGCTGGACGCGCAGAAGCTGCTCGCCGCCGACTGGAACGTGGCCGCCGACGTCTGGTCCGCCACCTCCTGGGGCGAGCTGCGCCGCGACGCGCTGGAGTGCGACGAGGCGCTGCTGCGCGGGGAGATGCGCACCCCGTTCGTCACCCGCGCCCTGGAGGGCGTCACCAGCCCGGTGCTCGCCGTCTCCGACTGGATGCGTCAGGTCCCGGACCAGATCAGCCAGTGGGTCGAGCAGGACTACACCTCGCTGGGCACGGACGGCTTCGGCCTCTCCGACACCCGCGAGGGCGCCCGCCGCCACTTCGGTGTCGACGCCCAGTCGATCGTGGTGGCCGCGCTGGCCCAGCTCGCCCGCCGCGGCGAGGTCCCGGCGTCCTCCATCAAGGAGGCCCGGGAGCGCTACGGCCTGTAG
- a CDS encoding GntR family transcriptional regulator → MTPPVVHSLREQIREHIVEGIVSGRWKPGERIVERRIAVELEVSQTPVREALRELETLRLIESAPNKGVRVRNLSAADLEEIYPVRAGLEQIAAELAAPRLAADCSALEPHVAGLWDADRSADGTAQVRHTVGFHREMVRAAGNSVLLHTWESLGIEVFTALSIRWLGTVQKSYAEEHEALVDAFRNQDPDIGLLVKRHVLGCAPRA, encoded by the coding sequence ATCACCCCACCCGTCGTGCACTCGCTGCGCGAGCAGATCCGCGAGCACATCGTGGAGGGGATCGTCAGCGGGCGCTGGAAGCCCGGTGAGCGGATCGTGGAGCGCCGGATCGCGGTGGAGCTGGAGGTCAGCCAGACGCCCGTGCGCGAGGCCCTGCGCGAGCTGGAGACGCTGCGCCTGATCGAGTCGGCGCCGAACAAGGGCGTGCGCGTACGGAACCTGTCGGCGGCGGACCTGGAGGAGATCTATCCGGTCCGGGCGGGCCTGGAGCAGATCGCGGCCGAGCTGGCCGCGCCCCGGCTGGCGGCCGACTGCTCGGCCCTGGAGCCGCACGTGGCGGGCCTGTGGGACGCCGACCGCAGCGCGGACGGCACGGCCCAGGTGCGGCACACCGTGGGCTTCCACCGGGAGATGGTGCGGGCCGCCGGGAACAGCGTGCTGCTGCACACCTGGGAATCCCTGGGCATCGAGGTCTTCACGGCCCTGTCCATCCGGTGGCTGGGAACCGTCCAAAAGTCCTACGCCGAAGAGCACGAGGCCCTGGTGGACGCCTTCCGCAATCAGGACCCGGACATCGGTCTGCTCGTGAAGCGGCACGTTCTGGGCTGCGCGCCGCGGGCTTGA